From the Phyllostomus discolor isolate MPI-MPIP mPhyDis1 chromosome 7, mPhyDis1.pri.v3, whole genome shotgun sequence genome, one window contains:
- the FAM83A gene encoding protein FAM83A has translation MQTEGLQDSCATSKRKRGSLRPPTAAGSGESPRLSVPRRGRASPLARGQGRCLSEVCQPLLAAGDLREALGRTDSGNSLPWSGCEGAREPWTPGARQSCGLGALQEARGSAPPRRCGPLAPDTKNSWGASLPTTPQGQGGMSRARHMGKIRRRLEDVKSQWVRPAKTDFSDNESARLATDALLDGGPEAYWEVLHKEGEVDFLSSVEAQYIQAQAQGPPCTPETPGGAEAGTKGLDSCSLQSGTYYPAASEGSEPALLHTWASAEKPYLKETASATVYFQTDKHNNIRDLIRRCIARTSQVLAILMDVFTDVEIFCDILEAANKRGVFVCVLLDQGGVRLFQEMCDKVQISDRHLKNIAVRSVEAEVYCAKSGRKFSGQIQEKFIISDWRYVLSGSYSFTWLCGHVHRNILSKFTGQAVELFDEEFRHLYASSKPVLGLKSPQLAAPLQPPPGRLSGSSRSTSDPFSSPSTGSNPQNRSLSVSSGPGSPPAPNPPPPPRLQLYHGLCGALSPQARFSPRPHDGLPALYSNLNACRPLRLQFGQLGLVPRVAHIWRPFLQVPPHF, from the exons ATGCAGACCGAGGGTCTCCAGGACAGTTGTGCAACAAGCAAGCGGAAACGCGGCTCACTGAGGCCTCCCACTGCTGCTGGGAGTGGGGAGTCTCCCAGGCTGAGTGTGCCAAGGCGTGGCAGAGCCAGCCCCCTGGCCcgtgggcagggcaggtgcctCTCAGAGGTGTGCCAACCCCTGCTTGCAGCTGGCGATCTCCGAGAAGCACTGGGCAGGACAGACAGCGGGAACTCACTCCCTTGGAGCGGATGTGAGGGTGCAAGGGAGCCCTGGACGCCGGGTGCACGCCAGTCCTGCGGTCTGGGTGCCCTCCAGGAGGCCAGGGGCTCTGCTCCTCCTCGGCGGTGTGGCCCGCTTGCCCCTGATACCAAGAACAGCTGGGGTGCCAGCCTCCCTACCACGCCTCAGGGGCAGGGCGGCATGAGCCGGGCCAGGCACATGGGCAAGATCCGCAGACGCCTGGAAGATGTCAAGAGCCAGTGGGTCCGGCCGGCCAAGACGGACTTCAGCGACAACGAGAGCGCCCGGCTGGCCACAGACGCCCTCTTGGACGGGGGGCCCGAGGCCTACTGGGAGGTCCTCCACAAGGAAGGCGAGGTGGACTTCCTGTCCTCCGTGGAGGCCCAGTACATTCAGGCCCAAGCCCAGGGGCCCCCCTGCACTCCGGAGACCCCGGGAGGTGCCGAGGCAGGGACCAAGGGACTGGACTCCTGCTCGCTGCAGTCGGGTACCTACTACCCTGCGGCCTCGGAGGGCAGCGAGCCTGCCCTGCTGCACACCTGGGCCTCGGCCGAGAAGCCCTACCTGAAGGAAACGGCCAGCGCCACCGTGTACTTCCAGACGGACAAGCACAACAACATCCGAGACCTCATCCGCCGCTGCATCGCTCGGACCAGCCAG GTGCTGGCCATCCTGATGGACGTGTTCACAGACGTGGAGATCTTCTGTGACATTCTGGAGGCGGCCAACAAGCGCGGGGTGTTCGTCTGCGTGCTCCTGGACCAGGGAGGTGTGAGGCTCTTCCAGGAGATGTGTGACAAAGTGCAGATCTCGGACCGTCACCTCAAG AACATTGCCGTCCGGAGCGTGGAGGCGGAGGTGTACTGTGCCAAGTCGGGCAGGAAGTTCTCGGGCCAGATCCAGGAGAAGTTCATCATCTCGGACTGGAGATACGTCCTCTCCGGGTCGTACAG CTTCACCTGGCTCTGCGGGCACGTCCACCGGAACATCCTCTCCAAGTTCACGGGCCAGGCGGTGGAGCTGTTTGACGAGGAGTTCCGCCACCTCTACGCCTCCTCCAAGCCGGTGCTGGGCCTGAAGTCCCCTCAGCTGGCCgcacccctgcagcccccaccggGCCGCCTCAGCGGCAGCAGCCGCTCCACCAGCGACCCCTTCAGCAGCCCCTCCACAGGGAGCAACCCCCAGAACCGGAGCCTGTCGGTGTCCTCGGGGCCCGGCAGCCCCCCGGCCCCAAACCCACCTCCGCCCCCCAGGTTGCAGCTCTACCACGGCCTTTGCGGGGCCCTGAGCCCACAGGCCCGCTTCTCCCCGCGGCCCCACGACGGCCTGCCGGCCCTCTACAGCAACCTCAACGCCTGCAGGCCCCTGCGGCTGCAGTTCGGGCAGCTGGGCCTGGTGCCCAGGGTGGCCCACATCTGGAGGCCGTTTCTACAGGTACCCCCTCACTTCTGA